In Saccharomonospora marina XMU15, one genomic interval encodes:
- the fbp gene encoding fructose-1,6-bisphosphate aldolase/phosphatase, with translation MTTLSIIKADTGGFVGHSAVHPDLLATAQEAVRRAVGDGLLLDAHVASCGDDVSLIMTHEHGADSERVHSFAWDTFQQTTEVAKRLGLYGAGQDLLSDAFSGNLKGMGPGYAELEFTERPSEPVICFLADKTEPGAWNLALYKMFADPFNTAGLVIDEKMHAGFRFEVYDLFEEKRITFDCPEELYDMLMFIGAPARYVVHAVQSRNLTEQAAATSTQRLSLIAGKYVGKDDPVMIVRCQSGLPAVGEVLEPFSFPYTVGGAMRGSHHAPLLPVSIPDAHTARFDGPPRVVALGFQVTDGRLVGPRDMFADPSFDSARQQANTAMDYLRRHGPFEPHRLPLEDLEYTTMRALEARIAQRWQPMPEVATSLAR, from the coding sequence ATGACGACATTGAGCATTATCAAGGCCGACACCGGCGGTTTCGTCGGACACTCGGCCGTACATCCGGACCTGCTGGCCACGGCACAGGAGGCGGTGCGCCGCGCCGTCGGCGACGGGCTGCTGCTGGACGCCCACGTCGCCAGTTGCGGCGACGACGTGTCGCTGATCATGACTCACGAGCACGGAGCCGACAGCGAGCGAGTGCACAGCTTCGCGTGGGACACCTTCCAGCAGACCACCGAGGTGGCGAAGCGGCTCGGACTCTACGGCGCGGGTCAGGACCTGCTCAGCGACGCGTTCAGCGGCAACCTCAAGGGCATGGGGCCCGGCTACGCCGAACTGGAGTTCACCGAGCGGCCGAGCGAGCCGGTGATCTGTTTCCTTGCCGACAAGACCGAACCGGGCGCGTGGAATCTGGCGCTGTACAAGATGTTCGCCGACCCGTTCAACACCGCGGGGCTGGTCATCGACGAGAAGATGCACGCGGGTTTTCGCTTCGAGGTCTACGACCTGTTCGAGGAGAAGCGCATCACCTTCGACTGCCCGGAAGAGCTCTACGACATGCTGATGTTCATCGGCGCGCCCGCGAGGTACGTCGTGCACGCGGTGCAGTCGCGCAACCTCACCGAGCAGGCGGCTGCCACCTCGACGCAGCGGTTGTCGCTGATCGCGGGCAAGTACGTCGGCAAGGACGACCCGGTGATGATCGTGCGCTGCCAGTCGGGGCTGCCCGCCGTGGGCGAGGTGCTGGAGCCGTTCTCCTTCCCCTACACCGTCGGTGGCGCCATGCGCGGGTCGCATCACGCACCGCTGCTGCCGGTGAGCATTCCGGACGCACACACCGCACGTTTCGACGGCCCGCCTCGGGTGGTGGCGCTGGGCTTCCAGGTCACCGACGGCAGGCTCGTGGGCCCGAGGGACATGTTCGCCGACCCGTCGTTCGACTCCGCGCGGCAGCAGGCGAACACGGCCATGGACTACCTGCGCAGGCACGGCCCGTTCGAGCCGCACCGGTTGCCGCTGGAGGATCTGGAGTACACCACGATGCGGGCGCTGGAGGCGCGGATCGCGCAGCGGTGGCAACCGATGCCGGAGGTCGCCACCAGCCTGGCTCGGTGA
- a CDS encoding CBS domain-containing protein, with protein sequence MRGPTVADVMKRPVVTVDAQTPFKDIVSLLAEHRISAVAVVDEGRHPLGVVSEADLLAKEDQRGTAHPPSVFTELRRWRRWTKARGATAREVMTRHVRTIHREEPLAVAARRLAEGRLRRLFVIDSSGTLVGVLARRDVLGVFLRPDEEIKRAVEREVLRRAMWVDPATVTVRVRDGVVSLTGLLERRSEADIAGELTAGLPGVVDVRNELRAALEDTSPVRRTF encoded by the coding sequence ATGCGTGGACCAACCGTCGCCGACGTGATGAAGCGACCCGTCGTCACGGTCGACGCGCAGACCCCGTTCAAGGACATCGTAAGCCTGCTCGCCGAGCACCGGATCAGCGCGGTCGCCGTGGTCGACGAAGGCAGGCACCCCCTCGGGGTGGTGTCGGAGGCGGACCTGCTTGCCAAGGAGGATCAGCGAGGCACGGCCCATCCGCCCTCGGTGTTCACCGAACTACGCCGCTGGCGGCGCTGGACCAAGGCCCGTGGCGCGACCGCACGTGAGGTGATGACCAGGCACGTGCGCACGATCCACCGTGAGGAACCGCTCGCCGTGGCCGCACGCAGGCTGGCCGAAGGCAGGCTGCGCAGGCTGTTCGTCATCGACAGCTCCGGCACACTCGTGGGCGTGCTGGCCCGCCGCGACGTGCTCGGTGTGTTCCTGCGGCCGGACGAGGAGATCAAGCGGGCAGTGGAGCGAGAGGTTCTGCGGAGGGCGATGTGGGTTGACCCGGCGACGGTGACGGTGCGCGTGCGCGACGGCGTGGTGTCGCTGACCGGGCTGCTCGAGCGCCGCAGCGAGGCGGACATCGCGGGCGAGTTGACGGCCGGCCTGCCCGGTGTCGTCGACGTCCGCAACGAGTTGCGGGCGGCCCTCGAGGACACCTCGCCGGTGCGCAGGACGTTCTGA
- a CDS encoding MarR family transcriptional regulator: MSSRAHLAEKWRSLVTSYNEIACRLDRELHEAHGVSMNEFETLDRLVEQGCDSCRMQDLASAMYLSQSALSRTVGRLERAGLVKRALCESDRRGVFVEITRAGRDRHEQARRTQQAILEQLLGADT, from the coding sequence ATGTCGTCGCGGGCTCACCTGGCCGAGAAGTGGCGGTCGTTGGTGACCAGCTACAACGAGATCGCGTGCCGCCTCGACCGCGAGTTGCACGAGGCGCACGGCGTGAGCATGAACGAGTTCGAAACCCTCGACCGGCTCGTCGAGCAGGGGTGTGACTCATGCCGCATGCAGGATCTCGCGTCGGCGATGTATCTGAGTCAGAGCGCGCTGTCCAGAACGGTCGGCCGGTTGGAGCGTGCGGGACTGGTCAAGCGGGCGCTGTGCGAGTCCGACAGGCGGGGAGTGTTCGTCGAGATCACCCGGGCAGGCCGCGACCGGCATGAGCAGGCGCGCCGCACCCAGCAGGCGATCCTGGAGCAGCTGCTGGGCGCCGACACGTGA
- a CDS encoding MFS transporter yields MTITETSATPPVGAVPGAAPATHWTPRLWGVLAVLCLVLFLDALDVSMVGVALPSIGAELGMSTAALQWIVNGYVLGYGGLLLLGGRTADLLGRRRVFLIALAVFAVASLIGGLVDSGVLLIVTRFVKGLAAAFTAPTAMSILTTTFAQGPARNRALSIFTVFGASGYSSGLILGGLLTSAGWRWTFVTPVPLALLALVAGYVLIPKDRPGEGGHDVLGAATLTSGMLLAVYTVVAAPERGWLHPLTLGSAVLAAGLLVAFVVTENRVSHPLIRMGILRIGAVVRANLSLVALFGSYLSFQFMMTIYLQDVLGWSPLRMALALLPAGLLVAAGSPFMGGLIDRFGTSRLILTSMLSLSVGYLWFLATAGNAPHYAITVLPTMLLLGGGFAFGFSSIMAQATDGIDDSEQGLASGLVQTSGQVGAALVLAVVTALLGGEHGAVSDFGQFRPGVDFVTAVGVAGLLLNVVALFRRPARR; encoded by the coding sequence GTGACCATCACCGAAACCTCCGCCACCCCACCGGTCGGCGCCGTACCCGGAGCCGCACCCGCCACGCACTGGACCCCTCGACTGTGGGGGGTGCTGGCCGTGCTCTGCCTCGTGCTGTTCCTCGACGCCCTCGACGTGTCGATGGTGGGTGTGGCGCTGCCCTCGATCGGCGCGGAACTGGGCATGTCCACCGCCGCGCTGCAATGGATCGTCAACGGCTACGTGCTCGGCTACGGCGGCCTGCTGCTGCTCGGCGGACGCACTGCCGACCTGCTCGGCCGCCGCAGGGTGTTCCTCATCGCGCTGGCGGTGTTCGCCGTGGCATCCCTGATCGGCGGCCTGGTAGACAGCGGAGTCCTGCTGATCGTCACCCGGTTCGTCAAGGGCCTCGCGGCCGCGTTCACCGCTCCCACGGCGATGTCCATCCTGACCACCACGTTCGCGCAGGGACCCGCGCGCAACCGGGCGTTGTCGATCTTCACCGTCTTCGGCGCCAGCGGCTACTCCTCCGGCCTGATCCTCGGCGGGCTGCTCACCAGCGCGGGCTGGCGCTGGACGTTCGTGACCCCCGTGCCGCTCGCCCTGCTGGCGCTGGTGGCGGGGTACGTGCTGATCCCCAAGGACCGGCCCGGCGAGGGCGGGCACGACGTCCTCGGCGCGGCCACGCTCACCAGCGGCATGCTGCTGGCCGTCTACACCGTCGTCGCCGCACCCGAGCGCGGCTGGCTGCACCCGCTCACGCTCGGCTCCGCGGTGTTGGCCGCCGGACTGCTGGTGGCGTTCGTGGTCACCGAGAACCGGGTCTCACACCCGCTGATCCGCATGGGCATCCTGCGGATCGGCGCCGTCGTGCGGGCCAACCTGAGCCTGGTCGCGCTGTTCGGTTCCTACCTGAGCTTCCAGTTCATGATGACGATCTACCTGCAGGACGTGCTCGGTTGGTCCCCACTGCGGATGGCGCTCGCGCTGCTGCCCGCGGGCCTTCTGGTGGCCGCCGGTTCCCCTTTCATGGGCGGGCTGATCGACCGGTTCGGCACCTCACGGCTCATCCTGACCTCGATGCTGTCGCTGAGCGTGGGCTACCTGTGGTTCCTCGCCACGGCGGGCAACGCGCCGCACTACGCGATCACCGTGTTGCCGACCATGCTGCTGCTCGGCGGCGGCTTCGCGTTCGGGTTCAGCTCGATCATGGCGCAGGCCACCGACGGCATCGACGACTCCGAACAGGGACTCGCCTCCGGCCTGGTGCAGACCTCCGGCCAGGTAGGGGCCGCGCTGGTACTGGCCGTGGTGACCGCGCTGCTCGGCGGCGAACACGGCGCCGTCAGCGACTTCGGGCAGTTTCGGCCAGGAGTAGACTTCGTCACCGCGGTCGGGGTCGCCGGGCTGCTGCTCAACGTGGTGGCGCTGTTTCGCCGCCCGGCGCGGCGTTGA
- a CDS encoding pentapeptide repeat-containing protein, producing the protein MSRQHSATSDGDDLEEELEADLRADCANCFGLCCVALPFAAGADFAVDKPAGSACHNLAADFRCGIHSRLRAEGYPGCVAFDCFGAGQKVSKLTFGGQDWRGDSARARRMFDTFTVMRQLHEVLRYLTEALRLPAARPIHDELRRARAELWRATLGDVEELLALDVAALRERANTLLLRASELARCVVPGRKPDHRGADLTGARLRGARLAGASLRGASLLAADLTDADLRVADFTGADLRGADLSGADLEGSLFLTQPQLQAANGNEATRLPTGTPRPSHW; encoded by the coding sequence TTGTCCCGGCAGCACAGCGCCACATCGGACGGCGACGACCTGGAGGAGGAGTTGGAAGCGGACCTGCGGGCGGACTGCGCGAACTGCTTCGGACTGTGTTGCGTGGCGCTGCCCTTCGCCGCGGGCGCCGATTTCGCCGTCGACAAACCCGCGGGCAGCGCCTGCCACAACCTGGCCGCCGATTTCCGCTGCGGGATTCACTCCCGGTTGCGTGCCGAAGGCTATCCCGGCTGCGTGGCCTTCGACTGCTTCGGCGCGGGGCAGAAAGTGTCGAAACTGACCTTCGGCGGGCAGGACTGGCGCGGCGACTCCGCCCGCGCGAGGCGGATGTTCGACACCTTCACCGTCATGCGGCAACTACACGAGGTGCTGCGCTACCTCACCGAAGCGCTGCGCCTGCCCGCCGCCCGGCCGATCCACGACGAGCTTCGCCGCGCCAGAGCCGAACTGTGGCGAGCCACCCTCGGCGATGTCGAGGAGTTGCTGGCACTGGATGTCGCCGCACTGCGCGAGCGGGCCAACACGCTGCTGCTACGCGCCAGCGAGTTGGCCCGCTGTGTTGTACCCGGCCGAAAACCCGACCACAGGGGCGCCGACCTCACCGGCGCCCGGCTGCGGGGCGCGCGGCTGGCAGGCGCGAGCCTGCGCGGAGCCAGCCTGCTGGCCGCCGACCTCACCGACGCGGACCTGCGCGTCGCCGACTTCACCGGCGCGGACCTGCGGGGCGCCGACCTCAGTGGGGCCGACCTGGAGGGGTCGCTGTTCCTGACACAACCCCAGCTACAGGCTGCCAACGGAAACGAGGCCACGCGGCTGCCGACGGGCACGCCTCGCCCTTCGCACTGGTAG
- a CDS encoding PspC domain-containing protein gives MTTTTTLSRPRNNRVIAGVCAGLAERVGWKPRNMRLLFLVSCLLPGPQFLVYLALWLIMPNREN, from the coding sequence ATGACTACCACGACGACGTTGAGCAGGCCGAGGAACAACCGGGTGATCGCGGGGGTGTGTGCGGGCCTCGCCGAGCGGGTCGGCTGGAAGCCGAGGAACATGCGACTGCTGTTCCTGGTGTCGTGCCTGCTTCCTGGGCCGCAGTTCCTGGTTTACCTGGCGCTGTGGCTGATCATGCCGAACCGGGAGAACTGA
- a CDS encoding amidohydrolase produces MTARPKNVRRRRFLQGIGAGVALGALGGTAEAAARPGIGHAKADLLLYNGSVLTLHGAFVPAAAIAVKDGVVQAVGRTRELRRLVGSRTEVVNLRGRTVMPGVNDGHFHPLSLGTGQPPLTLDLSRGAVGSIAEIRDLVAEAARDKGPGVWIRGFGWDQGYLAEGRYPTRHDIDAVSADNPAALREWSGHALWVNSKALELAGITRDTQPPLGGEIVKDADGEPTGLLLEGAAGLVNAVMPDFTEEEKRQGLRMAVDIMHQHGITSVTDAGIELGSVQRYQEMLESGDIRQRCTIMIAASRAGDLRQTLLAARGLRTDPRWLNVSQVKIFADGVPTQARTAWVCEPYVGGGHGGLTLPGNSVEEQLSILGDWVMTAHELGFQVGAHATGDRTIHAVIDAYAAAVERFGGAGLRHYVIHGDLTSPADLRRMARLGFAASFNPQIKRSLSHQLVDVLGRERTNYQWPYRTALSSGVSVASASDSPVVGMPNFCEGLTAMLTRRSLATGEVFGAEEIIGLRQALATYTTAGAWQDHAEDWKGSLTRGRVADLVVVGGNLLRTPAEEIVNLPIDMTVVGGEVVYDAATHKRVRTASAAAASSGLARYLSTGCCHG; encoded by the coding sequence ATGACCGCACGACCGAAGAACGTCCGGCGCCGCCGGTTCCTGCAGGGCATCGGAGCGGGAGTCGCGCTCGGCGCGCTCGGTGGTACGGCGGAGGCGGCGGCCCGCCCCGGCATCGGGCACGCCAAGGCCGACCTGCTGCTGTACAACGGCAGCGTGCTGACCCTGCACGGCGCGTTCGTGCCCGCAGCGGCCATCGCCGTCAAGGACGGCGTGGTCCAGGCTGTGGGGCGCACCCGCGAGTTGCGGCGCCTGGTGGGCTCGCGCACGGAGGTGGTCAACCTCCGGGGCCGCACGGTCATGCCCGGTGTCAACGACGGGCACTTCCATCCGCTGAGCCTCGGCACGGGCCAGCCTCCGCTGACACTGGACCTCAGCAGAGGCGCCGTCGGCTCGATCGCCGAGATCCGTGACCTCGTCGCAGAGGCCGCTCGCGACAAGGGCCCAGGGGTGTGGATCCGGGGTTTCGGCTGGGACCAGGGTTACCTCGCCGAGGGCCGGTATCCAACGCGGCACGACATCGACGCGGTGTCTGCGGACAACCCGGCCGCCCTGCGGGAATGGTCCGGGCACGCGTTGTGGGTCAACTCGAAGGCGCTCGAACTCGCGGGAATCACCCGCGACACCCAGCCACCGCTCGGTGGCGAGATCGTCAAGGACGCCGACGGCGAACCGACCGGCCTGCTGCTGGAGGGTGCCGCCGGCCTCGTCAACGCGGTCATGCCCGACTTCACCGAAGAGGAGAAGCGCCAGGGGCTGCGGATGGCGGTGGACATCATGCACCAGCACGGCATCACCTCGGTCACCGACGCCGGCATCGAGCTGGGCTCGGTCCAGCGCTACCAGGAGATGCTGGAATCGGGCGACATCCGGCAGCGGTGCACGATCATGATCGCCGCCTCTCGCGCAGGCGATCTGCGGCAGACGTTGCTTGCCGCACGCGGGCTGCGCACCGATCCCCGGTGGCTGAACGTGAGTCAGGTGAAGATCTTCGCCGACGGTGTACCCACCCAGGCGCGGACGGCATGGGTCTGCGAGCCGTACGTCGGCGGCGGGCACGGGGGGCTCACGCTGCCGGGCAACTCGGTGGAGGAACAGCTGTCGATCCTTGGGGACTGGGTCATGACGGCGCACGAGCTGGGCTTTCAGGTAGGCGCGCACGCGACCGGCGACCGGACGATCCACGCGGTTATCGACGCCTATGCGGCGGCGGTCGAACGCTTCGGCGGCGCGGGGCTGCGCCACTATGTCATCCACGGGGACCTGACCAGCCCGGCCGATCTGCGGCGGATGGCCCGCCTCGGGTTCGCGGCCAGTTTCAACCCGCAGATCAAACGGTCCCTCTCACACCAGCTGGTCGACGTGCTGGGCAGGGAACGCACGAACTACCAGTGGCCGTACCGCACGGCTCTGAGCAGCGGCGTCTCCGTCGCCAGCGCCTCGGACTCCCCGGTCGTGGGAATGCCGAACTTCTGTGAGGGCCTGACGGCCATGCTGACGCGCAGGAGCCTGGCGACCGGCGAGGTGTTCGGTGCCGAGGAGATCATCGGCCTCAGGCAGGCGCTGGCCACCTACACCACGGCCGGGGCCTGGCAGGACCACGCCGAGGACTGGAAGGGCAGCCTCACCCGGGGCAGGGTGGCCGACCTCGTCGTGGTCGGGGGGAACCTGCTCCGGACGCCCGCGGAGGAGATCGTGAACCTGCCGATCGACATGACCGTGGTCGGCGGCGAGGTCGTCTACGACGCGGCGACCCACAAGCGGGTCCGGACCGCCTCCGCGGCGGCCGCGTCGAGCGGTCTCGCGAGGTACCTCAGCACCGGCTGCTGCCACGGCTGA
- a CDS encoding MoaF C-terminal domain-containing protein: MSESFIPVGTLGEGFAPGANVLEETTDLTGQTLTLRLDTQITLRIGDGVASWGEHTDVPVRITSIRPGVYLVDGIADEVSTTFVLDVDAAAVTVVEGRLPDAATREESAFTRVRRGDDPTGVAARIGHGGIDRPASAPHAPTTELVGLRTRYTYSPTEVYEHIYLNPDLYTWHCLSGVEKGLADTDRCHHIAIRERLTLFVWREKIVPTLGVVLIDLDAMRTDGKIFGNDGFDAGSVVAFPVGARAEISNVTPN, translated from the coding sequence ATGAGCGAATCGTTCATCCCCGTCGGAACCCTCGGCGAGGGGTTCGCACCCGGGGCGAACGTCCTTGAGGAGACCACCGACCTCACAGGGCAGACGCTGACCCTGCGGCTCGACACACAGATCACACTCCGGATCGGCGACGGCGTGGCCTCGTGGGGCGAGCACACCGACGTTCCGGTCCGGATCACCTCCATCCGGCCGGGCGTCTACCTGGTCGACGGCATCGCCGACGAGGTCTCGACGACGTTCGTGCTCGACGTCGACGCCGCGGCGGTGACCGTCGTCGAGGGCCGGCTCCCGGACGCCGCGACGCGCGAGGAGTCCGCATTCACCCGGGTGCGGCGAGGCGACGACCCGACCGGTGTGGCAGCCCGCATCGGCCACGGCGGCATCGACCGTCCCGCCTCCGCCCCGCACGCACCGACGACCGAGCTCGTCGGGCTGCGCACCCGGTACACGTACTCGCCGACCGAGGTGTACGAGCACATCTACCTCAACCCCGATCTGTACACCTGGCACTGCCTCAGCGGTGTCGAGAAAGGACTCGCCGACACGGACCGGTGCCACCACATCGCCATCCGCGAGCGGCTCACCCTGTTCGTCTGGCGCGAGAAGATCGTGCCCACGCTCGGCGTCGTCCTCATTGATCTGGACGCCATGCGTACCGACGGAAAGATCTTCGGCAACGACGGCTTCGACGCCGGCTCGGTGGTGGCCTTCCCTGTCGGCGCGCGCGCCGAGATCAGCAATGTCACCCCGAACTGA
- a CDS encoding APC family permease — translation MPGVVFLVLAAVAPLTGIIVIGGIGIAVGAGGGTPMMFLLATAVFLLFAVGYAQMAKRLVNAGGFYAYVVRGLGRTAGVVAAFVAMVGYNCFVAGAVGTSGFFTSIVFADVFGLDLPWWIWILVSAAGVWLLTRSGIDVSAKVLGVALVLEVSILVILDVAILFTTGYSFEPFLPEVFLAGSMGLGLLFAANAFVGFEATGLFSEEARDPKRTIPRATYVAIVFIGIFAAVTTWAIVSALGVREAGDIAMEHLAAGDLVFSVSTEYLGGGMTDAMQLLLVISLFAALLALHNSATRYLYALGRTGVLPRALARTRRSNGAPVTASTTQLVFATLVAMAYAVAGLDPIANLVAAFTGIGTLGIVVLQAIAATAIVVHFRRVRDARWLSTFVLPLLGGLGLWTVTALAFANFPELAGSDSPIITLLPWLLPLAAVLAVAVASWLRASKPDVWTALDQDLDRVAQRPMTTEVGK, via the coding sequence GTGCCAGGGGTCGTGTTCCTCGTCCTGGCCGCAGTCGCGCCACTGACCGGCATCATCGTCATCGGCGGCATCGGCATCGCCGTCGGCGCCGGTGGCGGCACCCCGATGATGTTCCTGCTGGCCACCGCCGTGTTCCTGCTCTTCGCGGTCGGCTACGCCCAGATGGCCAAGCGCCTGGTCAACGCGGGCGGGTTCTACGCCTACGTTGTGCGCGGTCTCGGACGGACGGCGGGCGTTGTCGCCGCGTTCGTGGCCATGGTCGGCTACAACTGCTTCGTCGCCGGTGCGGTCGGCACGAGCGGGTTCTTCACCTCGATCGTCTTCGCCGACGTCTTCGGCCTCGACCTGCCGTGGTGGATCTGGATCCTGGTCTCGGCGGCGGGCGTATGGCTGCTGACCCGCAGCGGCATCGACGTCTCGGCGAAGGTGCTCGGCGTCGCCCTCGTGCTCGAGGTGTCGATCCTGGTCATCCTCGACGTCGCCATCCTGTTCACTACGGGTTACTCGTTCGAGCCGTTCCTGCCAGAGGTGTTCCTGGCGGGTTCGATGGGGCTCGGGCTGCTCTTCGCGGCCAACGCGTTCGTGGGTTTCGAGGCGACCGGGCTGTTCAGCGAGGAGGCACGCGACCCGAAGCGCACCATTCCGCGCGCGACCTACGTGGCGATCGTCTTCATCGGCATCTTCGCCGCCGTGACCACCTGGGCGATCGTCTCCGCGCTCGGTGTGCGGGAAGCGGGCGACATCGCCATGGAGCACCTCGCCGCGGGCGATCTGGTCTTCAGCGTCTCGACGGAGTATCTCGGCGGCGGCATGACCGACGCGATGCAGCTGCTGCTCGTGATCAGCCTCTTCGCGGCACTGCTCGCCCTGCACAACTCCGCAACCCGCTACCTGTACGCGCTCGGCCGGACCGGCGTGCTGCCGCGGGCGCTGGCGCGCACCCGCCGCAGCAACGGCGCGCCCGTCACGGCCTCGACGACGCAGCTGGTGTTCGCGACGCTCGTCGCCATGGCCTACGCGGTCGCCGGTCTCGACCCGATCGCGAACCTCGTCGCGGCCTTCACGGGCATCGGTACGCTCGGCATCGTCGTGCTGCAGGCGATCGCCGCGACCGCCATCGTGGTGCACTTCCGGCGCGTGCGGGATGCCCGCTGGCTTTCCACGTTCGTTCTGCCGTTGCTCGGCGGGTTGGGACTGTGGACGGTCACCGCACTGGCCTTCGCCAACTTCCCCGAGCTGGCGGGAAGCGACAGCCCCATCATCACCCTGCTGCCCTGGCTGCTTCCGCTGGCGGCCGTGCTCGCGGTCGCCGTGGCGTCGTGGCTGCGCGCCTCGAAGCCGGACGTGTGGACCGCGCTCGACCAGGACCTCGACCGCGTCGCCCAGCGGCCCATGACCACCGAGGTGGGCAAGTGA
- a CDS encoding SDR family NAD(P)-dependent oxidoreductase, with protein MSTYLVTGGGTGIGAAIATRLAADGADVVVSGRRRELLDEVAATHPRIVGMPADATDGGAMRRVVEAIGERYGRLDGVVANAGGHGYDTVGGTSDAAWRSSLDANLTTAFVTARESLTALEESGGGIVVVSSLSGLRAAPQTAGYTISKHALLGLVRSIARDYGRRVRANAVCPGWVRTPMADEEMRALVGNGGAADVDSAYATVTRDVPLGRPAAPEEVAGVVAFLLGPDASYVHGATLVVDGGAHIVDVPTLAFG; from the coding sequence GTGAGCACGTATCTGGTCACCGGTGGTGGCACCGGAATCGGGGCGGCGATCGCCACCCGGCTCGCCGCGGACGGCGCCGACGTCGTTGTCTCCGGCCGGCGTCGGGAGCTCCTCGACGAGGTCGCCGCGACTCATCCGCGCATCGTCGGCATGCCCGCGGACGCCACGGACGGCGGCGCCATGCGGCGTGTCGTCGAGGCCATCGGCGAGCGCTACGGCCGCCTCGACGGTGTGGTCGCCAACGCGGGCGGGCACGGCTACGACACGGTCGGGGGCACCAGCGACGCGGCGTGGCGGTCCAGTTTGGACGCCAACCTCACGACCGCGTTCGTGACCGCGCGTGAGTCGCTCACGGCTCTGGAGGAGTCTGGGGGCGGCATCGTGGTCGTCTCCTCCCTCTCCGGCCTGCGTGCGGCACCGCAGACGGCCGGGTACACGATCAGCAAGCACGCTCTGCTCGGGCTGGTGCGGTCGATCGCACGCGACTACGGCCGCAGGGTGCGCGCCAACGCCGTCTGCCCCGGCTGGGTGCGCACGCCCATGGCCGACGAGGAGATGCGGGCCCTCGTCGGGAATGGCGGCGCGGCCGACGTGGACTCCGCCTACGCCACGGTGACGCGTGACGTGCCGCTGGGACGACCCGCGGCGCCGGAGGAGGTCGCCGGCGTGGTGGCGTTCCTGCTCGGTCCGGACGCCTCTTACGTCCACGGAGCGACGCTCGTGGTCGACGGCGGCGCGCACATCGTCGACGTGCCGACGCTGGCGTTCGGCTGA
- a CDS encoding SDR family NAD(P)-dependent oxidoreductase, whose amino-acid sequence MSSDLDGLVVFVTGAASGIGAAVARRAADLGATPVLADHDGDGAEEQASALPGRALAVAADVTDESSMASAVEATLHRLGRIDVVVTCAGVSGPVGSRLEEVRLADWQRVFAVNVTGAYLTLRHALPALRRAPDGSAVLVASDSALVATAGMVPYCASKAAVVQLARALSAETAGQVRVNTVCPSIVDTPMSRGDLGRNDFAGAGYPVHRPEDIAEHILFLASTRARGIHGAALTVDFGYSARSGFPA is encoded by the coding sequence ATGTCCTCGGACCTCGACGGCCTGGTCGTGTTCGTCACCGGTGCCGCGAGCGGCATCGGCGCCGCTGTCGCCCGGCGGGCGGCGGACCTCGGGGCCACGCCCGTGCTGGCCGACCACGACGGCGACGGCGCCGAAGAACAGGCGTCCGCGCTCCCCGGTCGGGCGCTGGCGGTCGCCGCCGATGTCACCGACGAGTCGTCGATGGCATCGGCTGTCGAGGCGACGCTGCACCGCCTCGGCCGCATCGATGTCGTCGTCACGTGTGCCGGGGTCTCCGGCCCGGTGGGCAGCAGGCTGGAGGAGGTCCGGCTCGCCGACTGGCAACGGGTGTTCGCCGTGAACGTCACGGGCGCCTACCTGACCCTCAGGCACGCCCTCCCGGCCCTGCGGCGGGCACCCGACGGCAGCGCGGTGCTCGTCGCCAGCGACTCGGCCCTGGTCGCCACCGCCGGGATGGTGCCGTACTGCGCGTCGAAGGCCGCCGTGGTCCAGCTGGCCCGCGCCCTGTCGGCGGAGACCGCGGGACAGGTGCGCGTCAACACCGTGTGTCCATCCATCGTGGACACACCGATGAGCCGGGGCGATCTCGGCCGCAACGACTTCGCGGGGGCGGGCTATCCCGTTCACCGGCCCGAGGACATCGCCGAACACATCCTGTTCCTCGCGTCCACCCGCGCCCGCGGCATCCATGGCGCCGCGCTGACCGTGGACTTCGGCTACTCGGCGCGCTCGGGCTTTCCCGCGTGA